The Leptospira noumeaensis genome includes the window TGCTAAAACAAAACAAATCAACTAAAAACCAAATATGGGAATGTTGGAAATGATCCTTGGTAAAAAAATATTCCAAAAAAGGAAGAAGTTCTAACTCTTTTGTTTTTATTTTTTCTGTGAGATAATATTGAATGGGTGCTAAAAAAATCAGTCCAAAAATCGTAGGTACCAAAACTCTTTTGAATCTTGCTTCCAAATAAAACAAAGATCCTTTTTTTTCCCAGACCATAGCGGAAAAAAAACCGGAAATCATATAAAACATAGGCATCCGATAACTGTGGATCCAATAACAAAAGTAGGATAGAACATCACTCCTGTTTGTATCCTGAATGGCATATTTGATATCCGAAGAATACACAATGGCTGCATGGAACACAATTCCAAGTAAGAGTGCAAAGGATCGTAAATTATCTAGGTAAACCAATCTTCCCATTCTTACAACTTTTCCTTGACGAAGAGAAAAAAACAGATTTTTTTAAACTATGACGGAAAGTCCCTCGGATTCATTTTTCTCCGATGTGAGTGATGAAGAAATTGCTCGAGAAAGAAGAAAAGCAAAAGAGTTAAAAGCCAGTGCCTGGTGGAAGAACAAACGTTCTTCTGGGATTTGTCATTACTGCGGAAAAAAATTTAAAGTAGATGAACTTACGATGGACCACCTAATTCCAATCATACGAGGAGGAAAATCAGTGAAAGCTAATTTAGTTCCTGCTTGTAAAGAATGTAATTTCAAAAAAAAACACAGCTTACCTTTTGAGAAGGAGTTCTTTTCCTAATGGACATGAAGGATTTAGGATTTCAAGGAGATGACTTTCTTCCATCCAGAGTCACAGAAGAAATTGATCTTGTAGATGAGAAGGGAAACAACTACCAGTGGGAAGTGTTTTATTCCTTTTCACAAATGGGAAATGATTATCTTGTTTTCCTTCCTTCCACAGAAGCGGAATTTCAATTTGTCAATGTTGAAATTGATGATCCTGATTCCGATGTCCCCGGATACATTGTTATGCGAATTGGACAAGATGAATCCGGAGAGGAAATTTTAGAAGAAATTCTGGATGACGACGAATTAGAAGAAATTCGTGAATATGTGGAAGATGAAATTGGGATTGTTGGACAATTTCTCAACCGGGAGGAATGACAAGAGTTTCCCCTTTACTCACCACTTCTGATTTTTGATTGGTCCAAACAATTTTCATTTTCACAGCTTTCAATCTTTCTACTTTTTCCACAACTTCCACAGAACATGTGATTGTATCTCCAAAATATACTGGTTTACGAAACTTAGTTGTGGTTTCTAAAGCAACTGTTCCAAGTCCAGGTAGTTTCATCCCAAGAACTGGTGCCAGTAAAGAAGCAGCAAGACCTCCATGAGCAATCCTTGTTCCAAAGTTTGTTGTTTTTGCATACTCTTCATCGACATGAAGTGGATTAAAATCTCCACTGATCCCTGCAAATAAATACACATCTGTTTCCGTAATGGTTTTGCTAAAGGATGCAGAATCTCCTATTTGGATTTCTAAAAAACTTTTACCCTTTTGGTACATTTGAATTTTCCTTGATAATTACTTTTTTAGGCGAAAAGGCAAAGTGGTAAAATACACCTTCGTTTGGATTAAAAGAACATTCTACCTCGCGGCCATTCATCTGACTACATAATGAAAAAATAACGGAGAGCCCAATGGATTCCGCTTTTCTAAAATTTAACCCTGGAGGAAATCCCACTCCGTTATCTCTGTATTTTAATTCATAATTGAAATTATCCGTGACAATAAAATCAATTTTGATCAAAGCATCTGGTTTGCCACCGACAAATGCATGTCGAAAACTATTGGTCAACATCTCCGTGATCATAAGTCCCATAGGAATCGCATCCACAATATTAAATTCCAATTTTTGGATATCTAGTTCGATGCTAATATCTGTTCTCATATACATGAGTTTAATATTTTCAACAAGACTTGTGATATAATCCACAGAACTAAGTCCAGATAAGTTTTTACTACTGTATAATTTTTCGTGAACAAGAGCAATGGCTTTGATCCGAACAATACTTTGTTCCAAAATATCAGCAGTTTCTCTTGGAGAGGAATAAACTTGTAGCTGTAAAAAAGAAATAATAACCGCTAAATTATTTTTTACTCGGTGGTGGACTTCTGTGAGTAAGGTTTCGTTTTCTTTCAGTGACCGTTCGAGTTTGGATTGGTTTTCCATATAACTCGTCATATCGGTAATGACAGCTACCGCTTTATTGGCACTACCTTCATTACTTGGTATAAAAAGTCGATGTTCTAACGCCCAGTTAATATGACCATCTAACTTTCGAATGCGATACAAAAGACCGGTATGATTCTCTTTTAGTTGGTTCATCCAGATATTAGTCATCCGGTCTCTGTCGAGTTCATGGACTCTTTCCATCAGTAGTTGCGGGTGGGTGAGGATTTCTTTTGTAGGAATGTCAAAAAGTCTGGATACTTGTTCACTCAGAAAATCAATTTTCCAAGTATCTAAATTGAAAACGATGACAGCATCTTCAATCCTTTCTAAAATCACTTGGAAAAGTTGGTCGGATTCTATTTTCTCAAAGAGTACCCTTTTTTGTCTGCGTAATTCACGAACGAGGAGGACAAAGATAATCGCAGCAGAGAGAGTGACAAATCCCCAACCTTTCAGACTTTGGAACTCACGAATGTCTTCGGTGGAGGCGAAGATTAGAGAAATCGCATAGTCTGAAAAGTAAATCCAGATGTAGCCGAATAACAAATAAAAAAATGCAATTCGGCCAGCTGCTTTCATTGACTATAAGAGATCCTGCAGAGACCCGAAACGCAAATGTACTGATTCCTCAATGGTTTTCCCCAACTGAGAATAATACTTCCACAACGTTTCTAATTGCGAAGGAACATAGTTTGAAAGTCGAGTGAAAGACATGAGATATTTCCCCACAAGATAATACGAAAGTAACTTTCGATCCATCAATTTTTCATCCGAAGAATAGTATTCTGTAGATTTATGGGTGTCAATTTCTGACAAAGAAAGGATCACAAAAACAGATAAAACGTCAGCAAAAGCAAATTCAACTGACTGCTGTTTTTTTCTGTTTGGTTCGCCGTCCATTGTTACAATGATATCAAACAGTACGTTTTGGATCTGATCAGAAAGTCCAGATTCATTGGTAATTTTCGAAAATTCCTTTTGAAACTTTTCTTTTCCAGGATATAAGGAAGAAATAATAGAACGTTGGATTTCGCTAGTTCCCCCTCCAATGGTGCCTAATTTTACATCTCTATAAAATCGTTCCACAGAGTATTCTTTCATGTACCCATACCCACCAAAAAGTTGGACAGAATCCTTTGCCACATCTTCTGCAATTTCAGAAGAGATGAGTTTTCCCAAACTGCTTTCTAAAGGCGAAGCAATGCCTCGATCTTTTCTTTCTGCAACCCAATAAATCAGCCTTCTTGCTGCTTGGATGTAAACCCAGTTACGAACTAAAATATCACGCATTCCATAAAAGTTAGAAATCGGTTTTCCAAATTGAACTCTTTCATTCGCATAACGAAGCCCTTTACGAAAACAAAATTCCATAGCACCGGCAAGACCCGCTACAAAAACGGTTCTTTCCCATTCTAGGGTTTCTTTTCCAATTCGCATAAACCCAGTATTGATTGGCCCAAGTAAATTTTCTTTGGGGATCACCATATCTTCGAACACTAGTTCGGCGGTCATAGAAGTATGATGCCCTAATTTTTTTAGAACCTTACTTACTTTAAACCCAGGAGTATTATTTTCTACGATAAAGGCAGAAATACCCATTGGCCCTCTTCCTTTTTCAGAAGTCCTAGCCATGACAACAAACACTTGTCCTACGGGGCCATTGGTGATGTACATCTTTGTACCGTTTAATTTCCAACCACCTTCTACTTCTTCTGCTTTTGTCAATAGAGAAGCTGCATCCGATCCAGAAGCTGGTTCTGTCAGTGCAAAACCAGCCATCCATTCCCCAGTAGAAAGTTTCGGAAGGTATTTAGATTTTTGTTCCTTTGTGCCTTGGAAAACAATCGGTATGGTTCCTATGACTAAATGGGCAACCCAAGAGAGCCCCATTCCACCATCTAACGAACCAGATGCGAATGCATCAGTGGCAATAGAACATTGTAAACAACTGGCTCCTTCACCGCCATATTCGGAAGGGATGGTAAGCCCAGTGAGGCCTGCCTTACTAAACTCTTTCCACAATTCGTCTGACCAAATTTCTTTTTCATCACGTTCTTCCGCAGACGGAAACACTTTGTCTTCCGAAAATTGAAATACAGTATTGTAAAAACTTCTTTCCTCCTCATTTAGATAGGGATTCAGTTTCGGGTGTATCATTGGTAAATTCCTTCAATTTGTTTTGAAAATACATCCGAAATGACATTTCGCTTCATTTTCAAAGTTCTTGTCATTTCGACGTCGGGATCAAAGGGACGAGGTACCACATAAAAATTGTTAGCTGGCACTGTTTCGAATCCTTTGAATCCGTTTTCTCTAGATATAATTCGTGAAATCTCAGCTCGGTACAATTCCCGAACTTTTGGATTTGAATTCCATTCTCCAGCTTTTTCCTTGGAAATTCCTGGGATTTTGGATTCTACTGCTTCGAAGTTTGGCACAATGAGTGCGCCGAGAGTTTTTTTATCATGACCCACAACCATCACTTGGTCGATGAAAGGTGAAGTTAAAAGTTTGTCTTCGATTGGGATTGGTTCTACGTTTTCTCCACCTATCAGTGCAATGGTATCTTTGGATCGACCGGCAAACACTAGTTCACCTCTATGAGAAATCATCATCAGATCTCCCGTATCAAAAAATCCTTCGGAATCAAATACAACTTGGTTGAGTTCAGGTCGTTTATAGTAACCTTTTAGAATTTGTTTGGATTTGATCCAGAGTGTTCCTTTGGCACCAACTTCGGTTACAATCTTACCTGTATCATCTTTCAATCGAATTTGATATCCAGCAATGGGAATACCAACTGTTCCTTTGGTGGGTTTGGTATTGGAACGAATGGAAACAACAGCAGAAGTTTCAGTCATTCCATATCCTTCTAGAACTTTGAGTCCAATGGCAGATAAAAATCCATCCACAACACTGGGTAGTGCAGAACCTGCAGAAATACAAATTCGGATTCGACCACCAAGAGCTTTATGTATCGCAGAAAAGATTTTAACACTAATGAGTTTTAATGGAGACAAAAGTAACAAAATAAAAAGTGCATAGGTTCTTTTGATCAGTGAAACCAATATATTTGGTTTTTTGATTTCAAATTCAAAACCAAAACACATCGCATAATAATGAGCCCAAGTGGAACCTAGTTTCAAAAAGAAATGGAATAATTTTTCTTTGAACCCACCTTCTTTGGCAACTTTCGCAATGATTCCATTGTACACAGATTCCCAAATCCTGGGAACAGAAGGAAATATAGTAGGTCTAAAATCTCTTAAATCATCTTTGAGTGATGACATGTTAGAAACTAAAAAATCCAATCCAAGAAAAATCCCTGCATATTCAATGGCTCTTTCAAAAGCATGCCATGGAGGAAGTAAACTCACTGCATTGTCATTGGAATTCATATCCAATCGTGAAATTGTATTTTGAATCGCAGTGATCCAACCTTTTTGGGACAACATCACTCCTTTCGGATTTCCAGTAGTTCCTGAAGTATAAATCAATGTGGCGAGAGAATCCGGATCTGTTTGTTTGATTCTTGATTCTAACGTTTGTTTGCCGATCTGACTCCATTTTTCTTTTCCTTTGGTAGCCAGTGCCAAAATGGAATTTTCACCTTCATACAAATTTCCTTGGTCTGTTTCCAAAATAAAAATTTGTTTTAGATGAGGAAGTTCACCAATTAGGTCATCGATCCGTTTTTTATCCTTTGGTTTTTGCACCACGAGGTATTTGGCTTCTGAGTGGTTTAAAATATAGAGAATCTCTTCTCGAACAATGTCAGTTCCACGGGGCACCACCACGGCACCAGAGACCAAAATGGCCATATCAGTTCGTAGCCAGTTGACAGTGGCATCGCAGAAAAATCCAATCCGGTCTCCCACCTCTACGCCGAGATCGATGAAACCAAGAGTCAAGTGGTCGACAAACTGCTTCAAATCTCCAAAACTGATCCCAGGAAATTCGCTGGCAGAGTTTCGTTTCCGAAAGGAAACTTTATTTGGCAGAGTTTCTGCAACATGAGCTAGGGCTTGGTAGAGGTTTTCGTAGTTTTGGGTCATTGGTTTTTGCCTTTTCGTAAGAAACTTTTACGGAAATGTAGGGTGTATAAAAAACCACTGTTCGTTTTTTGCAAGTTTTTTCTTATTTTTGACAAACTTTTCAGATAGGTAGGGCATAATTATGTTCTTTTGGATTCACGACGGGCGGATTTTACCGACAGCCCCACCCATTCCCTCAGACCGGGTGCATAAAATCCATCCCGGGAGCAAAAGTTCCCCCATTTCGGCTGAAGAGACCGAATCCCAAAACCCGCAATCCTCGTCTTTTTTACACCGTTCCCCCAGAGATGTTTATCAGGAATCGGCTGGGCCTACAGAGAAAACCGTCTACTTTCTCCGCGAAATCATGTCGGCTCCAACTCACACCCTTCCCTCCACCGAAACCATAGCCCGATGTCTGGATTTTATGTTAGAAAAACGGATCCGCCATCTCCCCATCACGGATACTCACGGAACCCTCGTAGGATTTGTATCCGACAGAGACATTTTAGAAAAAAGTAAATCCTATGAAAGGGACTGGCCTGTTTCCGATATCATGACCAAACGAGTATTAGTTGGATCTATGAATTCAGAAATTCGAGGAGTGACGAAAGTTCTTTTGGAAGAAAGAATTGGATGTATTCCTGTCGTAGATGACGATAATCATCCTATTGGTATCGTCACAAGATCGGACTTACTCCGTTTGTTACTTAAGTATCCAAATTTGAACATCATTGTTTAAGGAAATTTATGATCTGGGATTTATTTGTTCTTATCTTTTATTTTATGATCGTTTTTTACTTTGGATTTCATTTTGCGAAAAACACAGAAAAAGAAGAAGACTTTTACTTAGCTAAAAAAGAAATCCATTGGATTTTTCTTTTGTTGTCTCTTGTGGCAACGGAAACTTCCAGTTTAACTTTTTTAAGTATACCTTCATTATCTTTCAAAGGTGATTACCGGTTCTTAGAAATTGCCTTTGGATATTTGATTGGAAGAACAATTGTTGCTTTGTATTTGTTGCCATCTTATTTTTCAGGAAATACCATTTCAGTTTATGAATATATAGGAAACCGATTAGGAAAATCTCCTCAAAAAACCATGTCTTTCGTTTTTACCATCTCTCGTTTGCTCGGTGATGGAATTAGGTTGTACATTAGTTCCTTACCAATTGCTTTTCTATTGGAAAGGATGGGACTTAAACTTTCGCCCGAAGTTTTAGGAATGATTGCCCTCACCACACTCAGCATTGTCACCATCATTTATTCAGTAGTGGGAGGATTTCGAGCCATCGTTTTTACAGATGTACTCCAATGGTTTATTTATATCTTAGGTGGGATTTTTGCTTTGGGACTTCTTGTTTACAAATTAGAAATTCCGCTCCAAGAAGGAATGTCTAAACTCCAAACTTTAGGGAAGTGGAATTTATTTGTATGGGATTACCTAGCCAGTGGTGATAATAGTTATTTTTTCGTCTTTGCTCTGATAGGTGGAGCTTTTATTTCTATTGGTTCTCACGGGACAGACCTTATGCTCGTACAAAGAGTCATTGCTACCAAAAATTTACTCTCTGGTCAAAAGATTCTAATTGGAAGTGGGATTGTTGTGATTCTACAATTCATTCTTTTTCTATTGATTGGATCTCTACTTTATCTTTTTTACCAAGGCCAATCCATCACTCCTGACAAAGTCTTTAGCCAATTCATTGTGAATGAAGTTCCGTCCCCACTTCTCGGAATCCTTGTCGCGGCCATCCTTGCCAGTGCCATGTCGACTCTCAGTTCCACCATCAACTCCCTTTCTCTTACCTGGGCACGTGATTGGGGAATGGACAAATGGTTTTCTCCCAAATCCCTATCCTTATTTTTTGGAGTCACATTATTTGTTTCTAGCCTCATCCCCTACTTTCTCATTCAAACTTGGGAAAAGGGATTATTAGAAATGGGTCTCACCATCTTCTCTTATACACTGGGGCCTTCCATTGCTGTGTTCTTTTTAGCGAAAATAAAAAGAGACCTGCCTGTTTCCGGTGGAGTTTTTTCGGGATTTTTTCTCACAAGTATCTTAACCACTGTGGCCATTGGAGTGGGATTCAAAATTTCCTTTACCCTCCTCATCCCCATCGGTTTTGGAACTTTGATTTTTCTTGTTCAAATTTCTCGATTCTTCTATAAAAAAAATTGACAGAATGACTCCTATTAGTTCGTCTAAAACTTAAGAATGAAATTGTCTGCTAACATCCAGTTGCTCCTCCTCCTCGAACTAGTATAGATCGAGGGAGACAGTGCTGTGTGACAAAGCCCACTCCCATCCGGGAAGCGGGCTTTTTTTATGTTTGCTCCTCCCGGCGTTAGTGGCTGCGGATTCGGAGGAACCATGAAACCAAAACAAATCAAAATCCAAGACGTTACCTTAAGGGACGGAAACCAAGCATTACGAAAACCTTGGACATTAGAGGAAAAAATCGAAGTCTTCGATTTGCTTGTTGCATTGAATGTCGATGGGATCGAAGTGGGATTCCCTTCTTCCAATGAAACAGAGTTTGAGGCAAGTAAAACCTTAGCAAAACGAGCACCTGCTGGTATGCCCATTGCCGGACTTTCTCGTGCCAATGAAACAGAAATCAGTAAAACTTGGGAGGCCATCCAATTTGCTAACAGACCGAGAATGCACATTGTATTTCCTGTAAGTGATTTTTCGATCCGTCATGTTTTGAAAATATCCGAACAAGAAGTTATTAGAAAAATTCATAATTCCGTTTCGTTTGCAAGATCCATTGTAGGACCGGATGTGGAGATTCAATTTTCTGGAGAACATTTTGGTGATGCCATTGAAAACTTTGCGTTCACAAAGGAAGCATTCCTTGCAGCAATCCAAGCGGGTGCAAACATCATTAACTTACCGAACACAGTAGAAAGATACCGCCCCATGGTTTTTGTCAATATGGTGAAAGAGATGAAAGATTTTATTGGAGAACGGGCCAAGGTCTCAGTTCACACTCATAATGATTTGGGAATGGCGACGGCTACGTCCGTAGAATGTGTGTATGTTGGTGCGGAACAAATTGAAGTGGCTCTTAATGGTTTAGGGGAAAGGGCGGGAAATACAAACTTGTATGAAACTGTCATCGCATTACACCAAAATGGCGAAACCTTAGGAATCAATTTCGATAGAATTTATCCAACAGCCAAACGAATTGCAGAGATGACAGGGATTCCCATTGGTGAAAAAACTCCGATCATTGGGGAAGATATTTTTTCACATAGATCGGGAATCCACCAAGATGGAGTTGCGAAGACAATCAAACAAACCAAAGGTGCTTACCGAACTTTTTCTCCTGAATTTGTGGGAAGAAATGATTCAGAAACCATTTCTTTTACTAACCAATCAGGTCATAGAGCCATCCAATTTTTGTTAGAAAAACGAGGAATCAAAGTTCCCGCAGAAGAAATCCACCGTTTGTTTGAAATAGCCAAAACAATCTCATCCAAAGAAAACAACAGAGAAATCACCGAAGCGGAGTTAGTGGATTTAGCGAGCAATTTGACGGTTTCCCTCTGAACAAGAGGGAGTTTCGTCCAGAGAATCTCTAGAGTTATTTCTCGCGAATCATTGACAAATCTTTGTCAATCTGCCATAATTTTGTTTGGTTTTTCCGGAGGTATTATGGCAGAGACTCTCATCAAACAGGCGAGAATTTTTGATGGAAGCACTAATTCATCTTTTGTAGGTGATGTGCGAATCAAAGACGGAATGGTTCAAACGATTTCTAAAACAGAATTGAATCCTAATTCTGGAGAAACCGTAGTTGATGCCAAAGGACTTTGGCTCACACCTGGATTTATAGATTTTCATACTCATTATGATGCAGAGATTGAAATGGCACCAGATCTTTCTGAGTCGGTTCGTCATGGAGTCACAACCATTTCCCTTGGAAGTTGTTCTCTTAGTTTAGCTGTAGGAGATCCGACAGATCTTGCTGATATGTTCAGCCGAGTGGAAGCCATTCCCAGAAAGAATGTGTTATCCATTTTAGAGAGTAAAAAAAATTGGAACTCCGCTACTGAATATAAAAACCATTTAAACAATATGCCACTTGGCCCCAATGTCACATCGTTTGCAGGTCACTCTGCCATCCGCGCTCATGTGATGGGACTTGAACGTTCCTTAACGAAGGGAGAAAATCCCACAAAACAAGAGTTAGAAAAAATGAACCAACATCTAGAAGAAGCACTAGATGCTGGTTTTATGGGTTTATCTATCAATACTTTAGTATGGGATAAAATGGATGGATCAAGATTTAGATCAAGACCTCTTCCTTCCACTTATGCAAAATGGAGCGAATATGAATATCTAAACAAAACCTTAAGAAAAAGAGGAAAAATCTTTCAAGGGGTTCCAAACGTTTCTACCAAAATTAATGTTTTGATGTTTCTCAAAGAAGCCTTTGGTATTTTTCGTAAACCTCTAAAAACCACAGTTATCTCTTTAATGGATGTTAAGTTTGATCCGGGTTTGTACAAACTTCTTAATATCATTGGTCGCATCACAAATACAATCTTTCGATCTGATTTTAAATTCCAAGCCCTTCCTGAACCATTCGATTTGTATGCCGATGGAATGGATGTGGTTGTGTTTGAAGAATTTGCTGCCGGTGCCAAAGCCAATCATATCGAAGATGAGTTGGAAAGAAAACAACTGATGAAAGACCCAAATTACCGCTCTTGGTTCAAACGCCAATGGACAAATTGGTTTTTGCCGCGTGTATTTCATAGAAACTTCAAAGAAACAAAAATTGTGGATGCTCCAGACAAATCGTTAATTGGAAAATCAATTGATGATGTTGCCAAAGAAAAAGGTGTACATTCTGTAACTGCGTTTTTAGATCTTGTATCGGAACATGGAAACAAAGTGCGTTGGTACACAGTGATGGCCAATCATAGAAAAGAACCGTTACAAAAGATAGTCTCTTATCCAGACATTCTTATTGGTTTTTCCGATGCTGGTGCTCACTTACGTGGGATGGCACATTATAACTTTCCCCTTCGGATGTTAAAACTTGTCAGAGATGCGGAACTAGAAAATAAACCTTTTATGAGTATGGAAAGAGCTGTCCACCGACTAACAGGAGAAATTGGAGATTGGTTTGGAATCGATGCGGGTTATATCAAAGAAGGAAAAAGAGCAGACCTCGTTCTTATCGATCCAACAAAACTAGACGACTCACTTGCGAAAGATGTAGAAGCACCCATGCCATTTATGGAAGACTTCAAACGTTGGGTTCGCCGTAACGATGAAACAGTAAAAAAAGTTTTTATCAATGGAAAACTTGCTGTCGACCAAGGAAAACCAGTTCCAAACCTCGGAAAGGAAAAAGGATACGGTAGTTTTCTCGCCTCCACCATCGGCAGATAAAAAATATTTCCAGTCGGATACGAGTGCGAAATTCGTCTAAGTATCCGACATGGAAATTTCTAAAAAATTCATAACATCTCTCGTTTTCCTGGGGCTAACCTTTAGTTTTACCCAGTGTTCCTCTGCCAAAGGAATGAAAAGAGAAAGTCAGAAAGATTTTTCATACGATGAAGCAGAACGTTTTGCTCCATCGGTGGCTGCGGCGCCTAAGGCAACTCCTTCGGCGGAGATTTCACAAAATACATCAAAACCAATTAAACGAATGATGGTGTATTCTGTGAATGTCAATTTACAATCCAAAGAAATTGAATCCAAAGTCACAGAAGTAATCAAACTTGCCGAGTCATTCGGAGGTTATGCACTCCAATACAGTTCGAATGGAAGTGTGAACTTAAAAATTCCTGCAGAAAAACTAAAACAGTTTTTATTTACCTTACGAAACCAATCACAAAATTATTCAGAGGAAGTTTCTGCTCAAGATGTAACAGAAGATTTTACTGATACAGAAATCCGTATGGAGAATGCTCTCAAAATGCGGATCCGACTTTTAGAAATATTAAAAACGGCGAAAACACTGGAAGAAACTTTGAAAGTGGAAGCGGAATTGAACAAAGTATCCGAATCCATCGAGAGATTTGAAGGAAGATTAAAATATCTTTCGAATGCAATCCAACTCTCTTCAGTGCATGTACAAGTTCGCCAAAAATGGGAACCTACCGTACAAAAAGAATACAAACCTGGTCCGCTAGGGTTACCTTTTTATTATCTCTATGTAGGTCTTGGAAAAGTGAAAGATGGAGTTCTTTGGCTTTTTGTCCAAGAAATTCCTAAGGAAAAAACAGAAATCCCTGAATAAAAATCCAATCAAATTGAACCTAGCTTAATTTAACCTAACTTCTATTAAATTAAGCTAATGGTAACGAACAGAACGTATCTCAACTTTAATTTTTGATGATACGTTCTGCGGAAACGATCATTTGTGATTTCATCCTTTCAATCACTTTACGATCTTTGGTTAAAGCATACAACCTGAGCCCACCCAGATAACTCATGTACAATTCATAACTGAGAGCCCTCACTTGGTCAGAACGTAAATTTGGAGCAAAGTTTAAAATACAAGTTTCCACAGTTTCCAAAACATGGTGGACGGCTTTATTTCTATACGAATCAAATTGACTCAAATGAGAAATTTCACCAGAAAATAGGGCAATGGGGCAATCCTTTCTAGAAGTATTCCTTTGGTTCCTAACAATGAAGTTGACCCATTTTTCGATGAAGTCAGACATATCACTGGCTTTGGCTAGAACCTTTAGCATCACAACACGTTGTTGTTCGGAAAGATAATTTAAATATTCAAACCCAATATCATCCTTTGATGGGAAATGATCGTAGAGAGTTTTTTTATAGGCGCCGGCCTTTTCTAAGATCTCGGCAATCCCTGTGGCTTGGAATCCTTTTTCGCGAAACAAAGCAAAGGAACTTTCTAAGATTTTTTGTTTGGGTTTCAAAATAGACACACTCCCGAAATTTCCTTTTATAAAATTTTAATTAGAATCACTTT containing:
- a CDS encoding sodium:solute symporter produces the protein MIWDLFVLIFYFMIVFYFGFHFAKNTEKEEDFYLAKKEIHWIFLLLSLVATETSSLTFLSIPSLSFKGDYRFLEIAFGYLIGRTIVALYLLPSYFSGNTISVYEYIGNRLGKSPQKTMSFVFTISRLLGDGIRLYISSLPIAFLLERMGLKLSPEVLGMIALTTLSIVTIIYSVVGGFRAIVFTDVLQWFIYILGGIFALGLLVYKLEIPLQEGMSKLQTLGKWNLFVWDYLASGDNSYFFVFALIGGAFISIGSHGTDLMLVQRVIATKNLLSGQKILIGSGIVVILQFILFLLIGSLLYLFYQGQSITPDKVFSQFIVNEVPSPLLGILVAAILASAMSTLSSTINSLSLTWARDWGMDKWFSPKSLSLFFGVTLFVSSLIPYFLIQTWEKGLLEMGLTIFSYTLGPSIAVFFLAKIKRDLPVSGGVFSGFFLTSILTTVAIGVGFKISFTLLIPIGFGTLIFLVQISRFFYKKN
- the leuA2 gene encoding 2-isopropylmalate synthase LeuA2, encoding MKPKQIKIQDVTLRDGNQALRKPWTLEEKIEVFDLLVALNVDGIEVGFPSSNETEFEASKTLAKRAPAGMPIAGLSRANETEISKTWEAIQFANRPRMHIVFPVSDFSIRHVLKISEQEVIRKIHNSVSFARSIVGPDVEIQFSGEHFGDAIENFAFTKEAFLAAIQAGANIINLPNTVERYRPMVFVNMVKEMKDFIGERAKVSVHTHNDLGMATATSVECVYVGAEQIEVALNGLGERAGNTNLYETVIALHQNGETLGINFDRIYPTAKRIAEMTGIPIGEKTPIIGEDIFSHRSGIHQDGVAKTIKQTKGAYRTFSPEFVGRNDSETISFTNQSGHRAIQFLLEKRGIKVPAEEIHRLFEIAKTISSKENNREITEAELVDLASNLTVSL
- a CDS encoding N-acyl-D-amino-acid deacylase family protein; the encoded protein is MAETLIKQARIFDGSTNSSFVGDVRIKDGMVQTISKTELNPNSGETVVDAKGLWLTPGFIDFHTHYDAEIEMAPDLSESVRHGVTTISLGSCSLSLAVGDPTDLADMFSRVEAIPRKNVLSILESKKNWNSATEYKNHLNNMPLGPNVTSFAGHSAIRAHVMGLERSLTKGENPTKQELEKMNQHLEEALDAGFMGLSINTLVWDKMDGSRFRSRPLPSTYAKWSEYEYLNKTLRKRGKIFQGVPNVSTKINVLMFLKEAFGIFRKPLKTTVISLMDVKFDPGLYKLLNIIGRITNTIFRSDFKFQALPEPFDLYADGMDVVVFEEFAAGAKANHIEDELERKQLMKDPNYRSWFKRQWTNWFLPRVFHRNFKETKIVDAPDKSLIGKSIDDVAKEKGVHSVTAFLDLVSEHGNKVRWYTVMANHRKEPLQKIVSYPDILIGFSDAGAHLRGMAHYNFPLRMLKLVRDAELENKPFMSMERAVHRLTGEIGDWFGIDAGYIKEGKRADLVLIDPTKLDDSLAKDVEAPMPFMEDFKRWVRRNDETVKKVFINGKLAVDQGKPVPNLGKEKGYGSFLASTIGR
- a CDS encoding DUF4349 domain-containing protein; the encoded protein is MEISKKFITSLVFLGLTFSFTQCSSAKGMKRESQKDFSYDEAERFAPSVAAAPKATPSAEISQNTSKPIKRMMVYSVNVNLQSKEIESKVTEVIKLAESFGGYALQYSSNGSVNLKIPAEKLKQFLFTLRNQSQNYSEEVSAQDVTEDFTDTEIRMENALKMRIRLLEILKTAKTLEETLKVEAELNKVSESIERFEGRLKYLSNAIQLSSVHVQVRQKWEPTVQKEYKPGPLGLPFYYLYVGLGKVKDGVLWLFVQEIPKEKTEIPE
- a CDS encoding TetR/AcrR family transcriptional regulator → MKPKQKILESSFALFREKGFQATGIAEILEKAGAYKKTLYDHFPSKDDIGFEYLNYLSEQQRVVMLKVLAKASDMSDFIEKWVNFIVRNQRNTSRKDCPIALFSGEISHLSQFDSYRNKAVHHVLETVETCILNFAPNLRSDQVRALSYELYMSYLGGLRLYALTKDRKVIERMKSQMIVSAERIIKN